A part of Dama dama isolate Ldn47 chromosome Y, ASM3311817v1, whole genome shotgun sequence genomic DNA contains:
- the LOC133053538 gene encoding chromodomain Y-like protein, with the protein MPGLATQKNTDLAQSDIRNLMPKSLSRAVVHGFQDESSEKLDPVEQGLCWPTSAATTTGLAVNIKGTSPFMDALMANGTTSLQTSVTGVTARKRKFIEDRQDQPFDKLLCLHVQQMESASRYQDIMVQKQDGFTHSLLSTNSSENNSLNPDVMKELQSALSTAGADGSKVVLLSAVGSVFCCGLDFLHFIRCLTDDRKRESARMAEAIRSFLNTIIQFIKPTIVAVIGPAIGLGGSILPLCDLVWANEKAWFQTRFTTFLQSQDSSSTIMFPKFMGGASANEMLPCGLKLTAQEACGKGLVSRVFWPGAFTQDVMDHFKELASCNPVVLEESKSLVHCNMMFELQQAKEQEYKVLK; encoded by the exons ATGCCAGGCCTGGCCACCCAGAAGAACACGGACCTGGCCCAGTCTGACATCAGGAACCTCATGCCCAAGAGTCTCTCAAGGGCAGTGGTGCACGGCTTTCAGGATGAGAGCTCCGAGAAGCTGGACCCCGTGGAGCAGGGGCT GTGTTGGCCCACATCGGCGGCCACGACCACGGGGCTAGCCGTGAACATAAAAGGCACCTCCCCATTCATGGATGCACTGATGGCTAATGGGACGACCTCCCTACAAACATCAGTCACGGGCGTGACGGCCCGGAAGAGGAAGTTCATCGAGGACAGGCAAGACCAGCCATTTGACAAGCTGCTGTGCTTGCACGTGCAGCAGATGGAGAGCGCCTCCAGGTACCAGGACATCATGGTTCAGAAGCAGGATGGCTTCACCCACAGCCTGCTGTCCACCAACTCGTCCGAGAACAACTCGCTGAACCCGGACGTCATGAAGGAGCTGCAGAGCGCACTGAGCACGGCCGGGGCCGACGGCAGCAAGGTGGTGCTTCTCAGCGCCGTGGGCAGCGTCTTCTGCTGTGGCCTGGACTTCCTTCACTTCATCCGGTGCCTGACAGATGACCGCAAGAGGGAGAGTGCCAGGATGGCTGAGGCCATCAGAAGCTTCCTGAACACCATCATCCAGTTCATCAAGCCTACTATTGTAGCTGTAATTGGCCCGGCCATTGGGCTAGGAGGATCCatcctgcctctttgtgacctggTCTGGGCCAATGAAAAGGCGTGGTTCCAGACGCGCTTTACCACCTTCCTGCAGAGTCAAGACAGCAGTTCCACGATCATGTTCCCCAAGTTTATGGGAGGAGCATCTGCCAATGAAATGCTGCCCTGCGGGCTGAAGCTAACAGCACAGGAGGCGTGCGGCAAAGGGCTGGTCTCCagggtattctggcctggggctTTCACCCAAGATGTCATGGACCATTTCAAGGAGCTCGCCTCTTGCAACCCCGTCGTGCTGGAGGAATCCAAGTCCCTTGTGCACTGCAACATGATGTTCGAGCTGCAGCAGGCCAAGGAGCAGGAGTACAAGGTGCTGAAGTAG